One region of bacterium genomic DNA includes:
- a CDS encoding dihydroorotate dehydrogenase electron transfer subunit, translating to MKGIYNCEVIAQSEVSPGVIRSLLRCPEIACQAQPGQFVNVQVSATTTDPLLRRPFSVHAVYPSEGLFSLLYVLVGKGTAMMTKITSGENISVVGPLGRGFDLGNSPDAQHILVAGGCGAAPLHFLSDRLCALWGCKNVKVLVGSRSKDAVLCEAEFISHGVEVEVSTDDGTYGHHGLVTELLKRHLDSSLSTLHSPTRIYSCGPNAMMREVARIAHEAGVSSCQVSLENNMACGLGVCMGCVQKIKGAVPGDTSGTDWHRERVCKDGPVFNAEDIIWD from the coding sequence ATGAAAGGTATATATAATTGCGAAGTGATAGCACAGAGCGAGGTATCACCAGGAGTAATACGTTCGCTGCTGCGCTGTCCTGAAATAGCATGCCAGGCTCAGCCGGGGCAGTTTGTGAATGTGCAGGTGTCCGCCACCACTACGGATCCACTGCTCAGGCGTCCGTTTTCGGTGCATGCCGTCTACCCGAGCGAGGGTCTTTTCTCACTGCTCTATGTGCTGGTAGGCAAGGGTACTGCTATGATGACAAAGATCACCTCGGGTGAGAATATAAGCGTGGTGGGGCCATTGGGGCGCGGGTTCGATCTGGGCAATTCGCCCGATGCGCAGCATATATTGGTTGCGGGAGGCTGCGGCGCGGCTCCGCTGCACTTTCTGAGCGACAGGCTCTGCGCCTTATGGGGATGTAAAAATGTCAAGGTGCTTGTAGGAAGCCGGAGTAAAGATGCGGTGCTCTGTGAGGCTGAGTTCATCTCGCATGGAGTCGAAGTAGAAGTCTCGACGGATGACGGGACTTACGGTCATCATGGTCTCGTAACAGAACTGCTGAAGCGCCATCTGGACTCTTCACTCTCCACTCTCCACTCTCCGACTAGAATATATTCCTGTGGACCCAATGCCATGATGCGTGAAGTCGCAAGAATTGCTCACGAGGCGGGTGTGTCGAGCTGCCAGGTGTCACTTGAAAACAATATGGCCTGCGGTTTGGGAGTATGTATGGGCTGCGTGCAAAAGATCAAAGGTGCAGTGCCGGGGGACACATCCGGCACTGATTGGCATCGTGAGAGAGTATGCAAGGACGGTCCGGTGTTCAATGCGGAGGACATAATATGGGACTAA
- the polA gene encoding DNA polymerase I: MTDKKRLVVIDGNSLLYRAFFAMRYLSTASGQPTNAVYALTMMLLRLFDEKPDYIAVAFDTPVPTFRHKEYEEYKAHRKAVPDALIEQSPVARELIRAFNVPVIEMPGYEADDIIGSMAKEATARGWETTIVTGDLDALQLVNDHVKVMTTVKGVTDTVEYDPDAVKERFGLTPDQMIDYKALKGDPSDNIPGVPGIGDKTAVSLLQEYGTLENLLDHINDLPEGKAKKALQANEEMAHLSKHLATIVTDLPEKLDLDDYARREPDYNALRDLFVKLEFKTMLKRLPEVGMAEGKAAPEERIALGACRRIESADELNKLIDSLKADGGFAMQCHTANGKSIDAEIIGISFCMGIGKTAYVQVIDPAKKSTGSLELGFDGPFQADLSAFKEVLESDKIEKYCHDSKLNHAALALRGVSLRGATFDSMLGAYLIDSSRGSFEIGDVAFEQLSLELPGVTSKQDGQIDDATLVCGEAEAIYRVRQPIESRLENDGLMDLYTNVELPLAPILAEMELNGVAVDVEQLGALSVTLDVDIRDVAQRVYDQAGEEFNIGSPKQLQTILFEKLGLQASKKTKTGYSTSASALEELAAENPIVADILRYRELTKIKSTYADSLPKLINPRTGRIHTSLNQAVTATGRLSSSDPNLQNIPVRTELGRQIRKAFVAAGDNLLVSADYSQIELRILAHVTGDTGLVKAFENNEDIHTATACTLFSVEPSDVSPEMRRRAKTVNFAVIYGMADFTLSKALGVSVKEAHDFIETYFARFPGVRTFTDETIAIARENGYVTTLIGRRRYMQDINNSNRNIRQFAERAAVNMPIQGTAADIMKTAMIKVHDALKETGLSSKMLLQVHDELLLEVPPDELETACNLVREGMEQAMDLHVPLRVDVKSGKNWSEMTTESDEEPLIGLGE, from the coding sequence ATGACAGATAAGAAGAGACTTGTAGTAATAGACGGCAACAGCCTGCTGTATCGCGCATTTTTTGCCATGCGGTATCTGTCGACTGCCAGTGGCCAGCCGACAAATGCAGTCTATGCCTTGACCATGATGCTCCTCAGGCTCTTTGATGAAAAGCCTGACTATATAGCCGTTGCTTTCGACACACCCGTGCCGACCTTCAGGCATAAAGAATATGAAGAGTATAAAGCACACCGCAAAGCAGTGCCGGATGCGCTGATAGAGCAGTCTCCGGTGGCGCGTGAGCTTATCCGGGCATTCAACGTGCCGGTGATCGAGATGCCGGGCTACGAGGCGGACGACATCATCGGCTCTATGGCTAAAGAAGCTACTGCTCGTGGTTGGGAGACCACCATTGTCACGGGCGACCTGGATGCCCTTCAGCTTGTCAACGACCATGTAAAGGTGATGACCACTGTAAAGGGCGTTACCGATACTGTCGAATACGACCCGGATGCCGTAAAAGAGCGCTTCGGACTCACTCCCGATCAGATGATCGACTATAAGGCGCTTAAGGGTGACCCGTCAGACAATATTCCCGGCGTGCCAGGTATCGGCGATAAGACTGCGGTTAGTCTGCTTCAGGAATATGGCACACTCGAAAATCTGCTCGATCATATCAATGACCTGCCTGAGGGCAAAGCCAAGAAGGCGCTGCAGGCAAATGAAGAAATGGCACATCTCTCCAAGCACCTTGCTACTATTGTCACCGACCTGCCTGAAAAGCTGGACCTGGATGATTACGCCAGGCGCGAACCGGATTATAACGCCCTGCGTGATCTGTTCGTAAAGCTCGAGTTCAAAACAATGCTCAAGCGGCTGCCTGAAGTGGGCATGGCCGAAGGCAAAGCCGCACCGGAGGAGAGAATTGCTCTGGGGGCATGCCGCCGCATCGAGTCTGCAGATGAACTCAATAAACTCATCGACTCGCTAAAAGCAGATGGTGGTTTCGCCATGCAATGCCATACGGCAAACGGCAAGTCGATTGATGCAGAGATCATTGGAATCAGTTTCTGCATGGGTATAGGCAAGACAGCGTATGTCCAGGTAATCGATCCCGCCAAGAAATCGACAGGCTCGCTTGAGTTGGGATTTGATGGTCCGTTCCAGGCTGATCTTAGCGCATTTAAGGAAGTTCTGGAGTCGGATAAGATAGAAAAATATTGCCATGACTCAAAGCTCAATCATGCAGCTCTTGCCCTGCGAGGTGTCTCACTCAGGGGAGCGACATTCGATTCCATGCTTGGCGCATATCTGATCGATTCGTCCAGAGGTTCGTTTGAGATAGGAGATGTCGCCTTCGAGCAGCTTTCTCTTGAACTGCCGGGTGTGACCTCAAAGCAGGATGGGCAGATTGATGATGCCACTCTGGTCTGTGGTGAGGCCGAGGCCATATATCGAGTCCGCCAGCCTATCGAGTCTCGCTTGGAAAATGACGGTCTGATGGACCTGTATACCAATGTCGAACTGCCGCTGGCTCCTATTCTTGCCGAAATGGAGCTTAACGGTGTCGCGGTGGATGTGGAACAGTTGGGCGCGCTTTCGGTCACGCTTGACGTCGATATACGCGATGTGGCTCAAAGGGTTTATGACCAGGCGGGTGAAGAGTTCAACATCGGCTCTCCCAAACAGCTTCAAACTATCCTGTTTGAAAAGCTCGGCCTGCAGGCTTCCAAAAAGACCAAGACAGGTTACTCGACCAGCGCATCCGCTCTTGAAGAGCTTGCAGCGGAGAACCCGATAGTCGCCGATATTCTGCGATATCGCGAACTGACCAAGATCAAATCGACCTATGCCGATTCGCTTCCCAAGCTCATAAACCCGAGAACAGGCCGGATTCACACATCTTTGAACCAGGCAGTCACAGCAACTGGGCGCTTATCATCGAGTGACCCTAATCTTCAAAACATCCCGGTCAGAACGGAACTGGGCAGGCAGATCAGGAAAGCATTTGTCGCTGCCGGAGATAATTTACTTGTTTCAGCCGATTACTCTCAGATCGAACTCAGGATATTGGCTCATGTCACGGGTGACACAGGTCTGGTCAAGGCATTCGAGAACAATGAGGATATCCATACTGCCACAGCCTGCACTCTCTTTAGCGTGGAGCCGTCCGATGTCAGCCCCGAGATGCGCAGACGCGCAAAGACGGTGAACTTTGCTGTCATCTACGGCATGGCCGACTTCACTCTCTCAAAAGCGCTTGGTGTATCCGTTAAAGAGGCTCATGACTTCATCGAAACCTATTTTGCCAGGTTCCCCGGTGTGCGGACATTTACCGACGAGACGATAGCCATCGCCCGCGAAAATGGATATGTGACCACCCTCATAGGCCGCCGCAGGTATATGCAGGATATCAACAATTCCAACAGAAACATAAGACAGTTCGCCGAGCGCGCAGCGGTCAATATGCCAATTCAGGGCACAGCCGCTGATATCATGAAGACTGCCATGATAAAAGTGCACGATGCTTTGAAAGAGACCGGGTTGTCGAGTAAGATGCTTTTGCAGGTCCACGATGAGCTTTTGCTTGAGGTTCCGCCGGACGAGCTTGAAACAGCGTGCAATCTGGTTCGTGAGGGCATGGAGCAAGCTATGGATTTGCATGTCCCACTGAGGGTGGACGTTAAGTCGGGCAAGAACTGGTCTGAAATGACTACCGAAAGCGATGAAGAACCATTGATTGGTCTCGGCGAATAA
- a CDS encoding flavodoxin family protein, with protein sequence MKLTTFLGSPRADGNTDIIALRVIDGARDAGLDTKTIALRKLNIRGCVGCSMCWKNGRKCAIDDDMTSLYDIISDSDVLLFATPVYWYAPTAIMKAFIDRFVVFNHAQGKPLIEGKSVVLVTAYEEEGPSAAELMLRMFDLSFDYLGVKLVGSIVADGLGPKGAALKKTDVLDSAYKLGLALGEIKR encoded by the coding sequence ATGAAACTGACGACATTTCTTGGCAGTCCTCGCGCAGACGGCAATACCGACATCATCGCATTGAGGGTAATAGATGGTGCTCGTGACGCGGGTCTAGATACTAAGACCATAGCGCTGCGCAAGCTCAACATCAGGGGCTGCGTAGGCTGCAGCATGTGCTGGAAAAACGGCAGAAAGTGCGCTATTGACGATGATATGACATCGCTCTACGACATCATCTCCGATTCCGATGTCCTATTGTTTGCCACACCTGTATACTGGTATGCTCCTACCGCCATCATGAAAGCTTTCATAGACCGTTTCGTAGTCTTCAATCACGCACAAGGCAAACCCCTCATAGAGGGCAAGTCAGTTGTATTGGTGACAGCATATGAAGAAGAGGGACCTTCTGCGGCTGAGCTGATGCTCAGAATGTTCGATCTTAGTTTTGACTATCTGGGTGTGAAGCTTGTGGGCAGCATCGTAGCTGACGGCCTGGGACCTAAGGGCGCGGCGCTGAAAAAAACTGATGTCCTTGACAGCGCATATAAACTGGGTCTGGCGCTCGGCGAGATAAAACGGTGA
- a CDS encoding dihydroorotate dehydrogenase, with protein sequence MGLTTPDLSVNIGKIKMKNPVTVASGTFGSGQEMADFYDLGRLGAITVKGTSLEPWPGNDYPRTVETSSGMLNAIGLQNDGLDAFVNEKLPFLRQFDVPVIVNVVGQSVDEYARVSEVLGKTEGVHGLELNVSCPNVKKGCLAFGNSPEGIAEVVSAVRSVTDLTLITKLSPNVTDVVSIAKTAVEAGSDALSLINTLLGVAIDPWQKKFRLANITGGLSGPAIKPIALRMVWQVAQAVDVPIIGMGGIMNATDAVEFMLAGADAVAVGTGNFVNPMAAVEIIEGIQEYLMSTNVSDIKQIVGVVGK encoded by the coding sequence ATGGGACTAACTACACCTGACCTCAGTGTGAATATCGGCAAGATCAAGATGAAAAATCCGGTCACGGTAGCCTCGGGCACTTTCGGGTCCGGCCAGGAGATGGCAGATTTCTATGACCTGGGCAGGCTGGGTGCGATCACAGTTAAGGGAACATCACTTGAGCCTTGGCCGGGTAATGATTATCCCCGCACAGTCGAGACATCCTCGGGCATGCTCAACGCTATAGGTTTGCAAAATGATGGCCTCGACGCCTTTGTAAACGAGAAGCTGCCGTTTTTGAGGCAGTTCGACGTGCCGGTGATTGTGAATGTGGTCGGCCAGAGCGTGGATGAATACGCCCGTGTATCGGAGGTTCTCGGCAAGACCGAAGGCGTCCACGGCCTGGAGCTTAACGTCTCCTGTCCCAATGTAAAAAAAGGCTGCCTTGCTTTTGGAAACAGCCCCGAGGGCATAGCAGAAGTCGTCAGCGCCGTGCGATCAGTAACGGACCTCACCCTGATAACCAAGCTCTCGCCAAATGTGACAGACGTTGTGTCAATCGCAAAAACGGCTGTCGAAGCTGGCAGTGACGCGTTGTCCCTGATAAATACTCTTCTCGGGGTTGCAATCGACCCATGGCAAAAAAAATTCAGGCTCGCCAATATCACAGGCGGGCTTTCCGGCCCGGCAATCAAGCCCATTGCTCTGCGAATGGTCTGGCAGGTTGCGCAGGCTGTAGATGTCCCGATCATAGGTATGGGCGGGATTATGAATGCAACGGATGCGGTCGAGTTTATGCTTGCAGGGGCTGATGCGGTTGCAGTCGGCACCGGAAATTTCGTGAATCCCATGGCCGCGGTGGAGATTATAGAAGGCATTCAGGAATATCTGATGTCGACCAATGTAAGCGACATAAAACAAATCGTAGGAGTGGTAGGCAAATGA
- the phnC gene encoding phosphonate ABC transporter ATP-binding protein: MLKIENLTKIYPNGTRALNSVSLEVPTGQFVAIIGLSGSGKSTLLRCINRLIEPTSGKIFLDDIEITAAKDLREVRRRIGMIFQHFNLVKRSNVLTNVLAGRLGYTNPITSLAHVFGSQDIVDARDNLARVGLLDKESERADSLSGGQQQRVGIARALMQKPELILADEPVASLDPATAHTVLDHLEQMNKRDGMTVLCNLHFLSLARRYANRVVALKAGEIVFDGLPSEIDQTRFKQIYGEDAEQVEIS, translated from the coding sequence ATGCTCAAAATTGAAAACCTGACAAAGATATATCCGAACGGGACCAGGGCACTAAACTCAGTATCGCTGGAAGTGCCCACGGGTCAGTTTGTCGCGATAATAGGACTGTCAGGCTCGGGTAAGAGCACACTGCTCCGCTGTATCAACCGCCTCATCGAACCCACATCCGGCAAAATTTTCCTTGACGATATCGAAATCACAGCCGCAAAGGACCTCAGAGAAGTTCGCAGACGGATCGGGATGATATTCCAGCATTTCAACCTCGTGAAGCGCTCAAACGTATTGACAAATGTCCTTGCAGGCAGGCTGGGATATACAAACCCCATAACAAGCCTGGCACATGTATTCGGCAGCCAGGATATAGTGGACGCAAGAGACAATCTGGCCAGGGTCGGACTGCTGGATAAAGAATCTGAACGTGCGGACTCGCTTTCGGGCGGTCAGCAGCAGCGTGTCGGTATTGCACGTGCCCTTATGCAAAAACCTGAGCTTATTCTGGCTGATGAACCCGTAGCCTCTCTCGACCCGGCAACTGCGCACACAGTGCTTGACCACCTGGAACAAATGAACAAGCGCGACGGTATGACTGTGCTGTGCAATTTGCACTTTTTGAGCCTTGCAAGGAGATACGCCAACCGGGTGGTCGCACTCAAAGCCGGAGAAATCGTCTTTGACGGGCTGCCGAGCGAAATTGACCAGACCAGGTTCAAACAGATTTATGGCGAGGACGCCGAGCAGGTGGAGATATCCTGA
- the sppA gene encoding signal peptide peptidase SppA: MNDDMQDRPQEPEQPRQEQQQYSQSSQRQYAPGPGVPPGGYQVPPPGVWQYVPYQPRSRNWVPIVIVLVVLFVLFIFTIGIIGAIVGGGSGAAMERGPHVALIRVNGVITAGTSSSSPFGGSVSGSEDIVEQLENARKNSGAKAIVIRINSPGGSPAGSEEVYNEINRVRKSGKVVYVSMGDLAASGGYYIASPCTRIYSDASSITGSIGVIFSTADMSELYKKIGYRPEVIKSGKFKDIGSPNRAITSEERALLQGIINTTYVNFVNAVSKGRKLPFDQVKKIADGRIFTGDQALKVKLVDEIGGLHETVAAAAKAGGITGTPKVVEYGRKGLLQSILGGESSRASAELDSAAMRRALELLLRNQETTPSPR, from the coding sequence ATGAACGACGATATGCAAGACAGACCACAGGAGCCTGAGCAGCCCCGGCAGGAGCAGCAGCAATACAGTCAATCTTCGCAGAGGCAATATGCACCCGGACCAGGGGTTCCGCCGGGCGGATACCAGGTTCCGCCACCTGGCGTATGGCAGTATGTTCCATATCAACCCAGATCCAGAAACTGGGTCCCTATAGTAATCGTGCTTGTTGTGCTGTTCGTGTTGTTCATATTCACTATTGGTATCATCGGTGCCATAGTCGGAGGCGGGAGCGGCGCGGCAATGGAGCGCGGACCGCACGTTGCGCTGATACGGGTCAATGGAGTGATAACTGCAGGCACTAGCAGCAGTAGTCCTTTTGGTGGAAGTGTCTCCGGCTCGGAAGATATAGTCGAGCAGCTCGAGAATGCGCGAAAAAACAGCGGCGCAAAGGCCATCGTAATCAGGATCAACAGCCCCGGCGGCAGCCCCGCAGGCTCTGAAGAGGTCTATAACGAGATCAACCGTGTGCGTAAATCGGGCAAGGTGGTGTATGTTTCTATGGGTGATCTGGCCGCATCCGGCGGATACTATATAGCTTCGCCCTGCACCAGGATATACTCGGATGCAAGCTCGATTACAGGAAGCATCGGCGTCATCTTTTCTACTGCGGACATGAGCGAGCTGTATAAGAAGATAGGCTATCGTCCCGAGGTCATCAAGTCGGGTAAATTCAAGGACATTGGCTCACCGAATAGAGCCATCACTTCCGAGGAGCGGGCTCTGCTCCAGGGGATTATAAACACGACATACGTTAACTTTGTTAATGCAGTCTCCAAGGGCCGTAAATTGCCGTTCGACCAGGTCAAAAAGATAGCTGATGGACGCATTTTCACAGGCGATCAGGCTCTTAAAGTTAAACTAGTCGACGAGATAGGTGGACTGCATGAGACAGTAGCCGCTGCGGCAAAAGCCGGGGGTATAACAGGCACACCCAAAGTTGTCGAATATGGCCGCAAGGGCTTATTGCAGAGCATTCTCGGCGGAGAGTCGTCCAGAGCCTCGGCAGAGCTGGACAGCGCAGCCATGCGAAGGGCATTGGAACTGCTCTTGAGAAATCAGGAAACCACACCGTCTCCGAGGTGA
- the phnE gene encoding phosphonate ABC transporter, permease protein PhnE — protein MNKQTKSVRGRNTPDNQVRPPKSPILAAVLSAVIPGLGQIYAGKPTRGISLLIGLVAQAALFYGVGMPYLAGWIALIWLWNIWDARCLAKGVLASAAGPVILILLLNFIAAWKVTDIHVPSLQSEQRSVIGHIVSGLGNPDFVSRKTKQFSATAKYVVAGPGAPKVIQQPKTKPGEPEISVSPDKVRNGESVTVVGKNFAPNLKGSLILLGADEMSVGSFHTGNKGQFAKAFPNPRYIPGDYFVQARMDVPMGGWSLSSTLKDAAPRMFETIYLAFIGTALSLIFALPLSFLGARNLMSGNAFLKAIYGIVRGLFSVLRSVEVLIIAVIAVAAVGIGPFAGVLALAIHGIGALGKLYSEAIESIEHGPIEAIKSTGASDIQVTAYAVVPQVVPQFIAFTLYRWDINVRMATVIGLVGGGGIGYQLIQYMNLLQWRQAATAIWLIAGVVMLMDYASAVIREKIV, from the coding sequence ATGAACAAGCAGACAAAGTCGGTCCGGGGCAGGAATACCCCGGACAATCAAGTCAGGCCACCAAAGAGTCCGATACTGGCTGCGGTGCTATCGGCTGTAATACCCGGACTGGGTCAGATATACGCAGGCAAGCCGACAAGAGGCATCTCGCTTTTGATCGGGCTTGTGGCACAGGCTGCACTCTTTTATGGTGTGGGCATGCCGTATCTCGCCGGTTGGATAGCGCTGATCTGGCTGTGGAACATATGGGATGCAAGATGTCTGGCAAAAGGTGTCTTGGCATCGGCTGCCGGACCTGTCATTCTCATACTACTGCTCAACTTCATAGCTGCATGGAAAGTAACCGATATACACGTCCCATCACTGCAATCGGAACAGAGAAGCGTGATAGGCCATATAGTCTCAGGACTGGGTAACCCGGACTTTGTCTCACGCAAAACCAAACAATTTAGCGCAACGGCCAAATATGTAGTTGCCGGACCGGGCGCACCAAAGGTGATTCAACAGCCCAAGACAAAACCTGGTGAGCCGGAAATTTCAGTTAGTCCAGACAAGGTCAGGAATGGTGAGTCGGTTACTGTCGTGGGAAAAAACTTTGCACCCAACTTGAAAGGTTCTCTGATTCTGCTTGGGGCTGATGAGATGAGCGTCGGATCGTTTCACACCGGCAACAAAGGTCAGTTCGCAAAGGCTTTTCCAAACCCGCGCTATATACCCGGCGACTATTTCGTGCAGGCGAGAATGGATGTGCCGATGGGCGGATGGAGTTTGAGCAGCACACTCAAGGACGCCGCACCCAGGATGTTCGAGACCATATACCTTGCATTTATCGGCACTGCGCTCTCACTGATCTTTGCGCTGCCTTTGAGCTTTCTGGGCGCACGTAATCTGATGTCGGGGAATGCATTTCTCAAAGCCATTTACGGCATTGTGAGGGGACTTTTCAGCGTGCTGCGATCTGTGGAGGTGCTGATAATAGCCGTGATTGCTGTGGCAGCTGTGGGGATCGGACCCTTTGCAGGCGTGTTGGCTCTGGCAATCCATGGGATAGGTGCGTTGGGAAAGCTATATTCGGAGGCAATCGAAAGTATAGAGCATGGTCCCATAGAGGCTATCAAATCGACTGGCGCAAGCGACATTCAGGTGACGGCCTACGCAGTTGTGCCGCAGGTTGTGCCGCAGTTTATTGCGTTCACACTGTATCGCTGGGACATAAACGTGCGCATGGCTACCGTTATCGGCCTTGTCGGAGGCGGCGGCATAGGTTATCAACTGATCCAGTATATGAACCTGCTGCAATGGCGGCAGGCCGCGACAGCAATATGGCTGATCGCGGGAGTGGTCATGCTGATGGATTATGCGAGCGCCGTGATCAGGGAAAAGATAGTCTGA
- a CDS encoding cobalamin-dependent protein (Presence of a B(12) (cobalamin)-binding domain implies dependence on cobalamin itself, in one of its several forms, or in some unusual lineages, dependence on a cobalamin-like analog.) yields MRVLLVNTNRMKPAVAPIGLDYLSDGLIDAGHDLRLLDLSFSDDVASDISASVREFDPEVIGVTVRNTDDCYFSGGAFFLPEIKEMIEHLRSKSDAPIVLGGVGFSVVPERVMDFCGADYAVTGEGETGFVHLLQVLGSKRPIEAVPNILYREKDSIKRNPMVESNLDSLPPRRRSLVNNVRYFKEGGQAGIETKRGCNMACIYCADPLAKGRRVRVRSPKLVVDEIKALYDQGIDHFHTCDCEFNIPADHAKAVCREIIDTGLGDKIRWYAYCSVTPFDAEMADLFKRSGCAGVDFGADSANASILGILGRHFSPDDLAITAKHCHEHDIPFMYDLLVGGPTETRETVRQTIDFVRSIDVDCVGVAMGVRVYEGTAMAEYVRKMGDMATNPYLHGARSENPYFLKPVFYISPDLGEGIVKYLHELVDGDKRFFLPSNEEVESNYNYNDNNVLVRAISDGARGAYWDILRNMT; encoded by the coding sequence GTGAGGGTGCTGCTTGTCAATACAAACCGCATGAAGCCCGCGGTTGCCCCGATCGGTCTGGATTATCTTTCTGATGGTTTGATTGATGCCGGTCACGACCTCCGGCTGTTGGACCTGTCATTTTCGGACGATGTGGCCTCTGACATAAGCGCATCTGTTCGAGAATTCGACCCGGAAGTGATAGGTGTTACAGTCCGCAACACGGACGACTGCTATTTCAGCGGCGGTGCATTCTTTCTTCCTGAGATCAAGGAGATGATAGAGCATCTGCGCAGCAAATCCGATGCGCCTATAGTGCTGGGTGGTGTAGGTTTTTCAGTGGTTCCGGAGCGAGTGATGGATTTCTGCGGCGCTGATTATGCCGTCACGGGTGAAGGTGAGACCGGATTTGTGCATCTGCTCCAGGTGCTGGGTTCAAAGCGGCCAATCGAAGCTGTGCCAAACATTCTTTATCGCGAAAAAGACTCGATCAAGCGCAATCCAATGGTTGAGAGCAATCTCGACAGTCTGCCTCCAAGGCGTCGCTCTCTCGTCAATAATGTCCGCTATTTCAAAGAAGGCGGCCAGGCGGGGATCGAGACCAAGCGCGGTTGCAACATGGCCTGCATATATTGCGCGGATCCTCTGGCCAAGGGACGGCGCGTCAGAGTGCGTTCGCCGAAGCTCGTTGTAGATGAAATAAAGGCACTTTATGATCAGGGTATCGATCACTTTCACACCTGCGACTGCGAGTTCAACATCCCCGCCGATCATGCTAAAGCAGTCTGCCGTGAGATCATAGATACGGGGCTCGGCGATAAGATTCGCTGGTATGCCTATTGCTCGGTGACCCCATTTGACGCGGAGATGGCGGATCTTTTCAAGAGATCGGGCTGCGCGGGTGTCGATTTCGGCGCGGACAGCGCCAATGCCTCAATCCTCGGCATCCTGGGCAGGCATTTCTCACCCGATGACCTTGCGATCACAGCCAAGCATTGCCATGAGCACGACATCCCGTTTATGTATGACCTGCTTGTAGGCGGTCCCACCGAGACCCGTGAAACGGTGAGGCAGACAATCGACTTTGTCCGAAGCATAGACGTCGATTGCGTCGGAGTCGCGATGGGAGTGCGCGTGTATGAGGGGACCGCTATGGCCGAGTATGTCCGCAAGATGGGCGATATGGCCACTAACCCATATCTTCACGGAGCCAGGAGTGAGAACCCATACTTCTTGAAGCCTGTGTTCTATATCTCACCCGACCTGGGCGAGGGGATTGTTAAGTATCTACATGAACTCGTCGATGGTGACAAACGGTTTTTCCTGCCCAGCAACGAAGAGGTCGAGAGCAACTATAACTATAACGACAACAACGTATTGGTCCGTGCAATATCAGACGGTGCGCGCGGAGCATATTGGGACATTTTGAGGAATATGACATAG